The following is a genomic window from Verrucosispora sp. WMMD573.
AGCACGGTGCCCGAGCCGTCGTCGTTGGCGCCCGGCGCGCCGATGACCGAGTCGTAGTGTGCGCTGACCATGACGACCGGGCCGTCGCGGCCCGCTCGACCGCGCCGCTCGGCCAGCACATTGTGCGAGGTCAGACCCCGGTGAGCGGTGGTGGCCACGGTCAGGGTGAGCGGCCCGGCGGCCAGCAACGCGCGCAGCCGGTGTTTCTGCGCCTGGGCCACCCCGACGACCGGGATCGGCAGCGGCGCGGCGGCGGATCCCGGCAGCGTGGGCGAGAACGCCGACGCCCGACGTGGTGCCACCAGGTCGGCCGGCAGGAAGACCACGGCCGCCGCCCCGGCCGCCACCGCGGTGGCGGCGAGCTGTTCGCGCTGCGCCGCGACGTAGTCCACAAGCACGATCCGGCCGCTGACGTCGGCCGGGTAGTCGCCGGGGGTGCCCGCGCCGACGTCGACCACGGGTGCGGTGATCCTGGTGTCCAGCGCGGCCTGTCCGCTCGCGCCGACCTGCCAGTTCAGGTCCCGAGGCAGCCCGGCCGGCGAGCTGAGCTGGGCGAGGAACTTGTCGGCGACCGGGAAGGGTTGCAGCGTGGTGTCGTAGCGCAGCCGGTCGAGCTGGCCGGCGATGTAGTGCGCCGCCCGGCGCTCCGAGTCGGTTCCGCCGATGCGTGGGCCGATGTCCTCGGAGAGCACCTTCAGGTGGTGCAGGGCGCGCTTGGCCGACAGTTGCGCGACGACTATCCGGTCGTGGGGGGTGAGGGTCGGGGGCCGGTGCGCGCCCGGACGCCGGTCGGAGGCCGCCCAGGCGGGGGCGGGAAGCGTCACGGCGGCGGCGCCACCGAGCGCGACGGTCAGCATCCGTCGCCGGTCGAGCGAGCCTGATCCGGTGGTGCGGGACGATTCGTGCGGGGTTGTCACGGTGTCGTCGAGCGAGGCCAAGACGGCGCCCTCCTGATTCGAGGTCCGACCCGCGCGTCAGGGTGTGACGTCCGGGTCACAGTGACTCGA
Proteins encoded in this region:
- a CDS encoding M20/M25/M40 family metallo-hydrolase translates to MASLDDTVTTPHESSRTTGSGSLDRRRMLTVALGGAAAVTLPAPAWAASDRRPGAHRPPTLTPHDRIVVAQLSAKRALHHLKVLSEDIGPRIGGTDSERRAAHYIAGQLDRLRYDTTLQPFPVADKFLAQLSSPAGLPRDLNWQVGASGQAALDTRITAPVVDVGAGTPGDYPADVSGRIVLVDYVAAQREQLAATAVAAGAAAVVFLPADLVAPRRASAFSPTLPGSAAAPLPIPVVGVAQAQKHRLRALLAAGPLTLTVATTAHRGLTSHNVLAERRGRAGRDGPVVMVSAHYDSVIGAPGANDDGSGTVLCLELARVLRALPINATVRFALWGSEEQGLIGSRYHVAQLPQPERDRILAVYQNDMVATSWDPATRYWLLSFTGESNRATDEVSAAARRLGYEPRISPVTQRGASDHQSFQEVGIASANFSWRGEESPALLEPPYHSPEDTIAKNISLERLQVSMELIGCAAYATARR